A DNA window from Gammaproteobacteria bacterium contains the following coding sequences:
- a CDS encoding 50S ribosomal protein L1: MAKPGKRLRAIREKLPAGKVFEVDEALALLKQCATAKFDESVDVAVNLGVDPRKSDQVVRGSTVLPNGTGKTVRVAVFAQGTNAEAAKEAGADVVGFEDLAEAVKGGQMDFDVVIASPDAMRVVGQLGQILGPRGLMPNPKVGTVTPDVAGAVKNAKAGQVRYRTDKAGIIHCPIGKASFDVAALRENLAALLASLVKAKPSASKGQYIKRVTVSTTMGPGAQVDHSPLT; this comes from the coding sequence ATGGCCAAACCTGGAAAACGTTTGCGTGCCATCCGGGAAAAGCTGCCCGCGGGCAAGGTTTTTGAAGTGGATGAGGCTTTGGCGCTGCTGAAACAATGTGCCACAGCGAAATTTGACGAATCCGTCGATGTGGCCGTGAATCTTGGTGTTGACCCCCGCAAGTCGGATCAGGTGGTGCGCGGCTCCACCGTGCTGCCCAACGGCACCGGGAAGACGGTGCGGGTGGCGGTGTTTGCCCAGGGCACCAATGCCGAGGCGGCCAAAGAGGCCGGTGCGGATGTGGTGGGCTTTGAGGATCTGGCAGAAGCCGTCAAAGGCGGCCAGATGGATTTCGATGTGGTCATCGCCTCGCCCGACGCCATGCGGGTGGTGGGTCAGCTGGGACAGATACTCGGCCCCCGCGGGCTGATGCCCAACCCCAAGGTGGGCACGGTGACGCCGGACGTGGCCGGTGCGGTGAAAAACGCCAAGGCGGGTCAGGTCCGCTACCGCACCGACAAGGCGGGCATCATTCACTGCCCCATCGGCAAAGCGAGCTTCGATGTGGCGGCCTTGCGGGAAAATCTCGCGGCGCTGTTGGCGAGCCTGGTCAAGGCCAAGCCCAGTGCCTCCAAAGGTCAATACATAAAGCGTGTCACGGTATCCACCACCATGGGGCCGGGCGCTCAAGTTGATCATTCGCCGCTGACCTGA
- the rplK gene encoding 50S ribosomal protein L11, with the protein MAKKIQAYIKLQVKAGQANPSPPVGPALGQHGVNIMEFCKAFNAQTQSTEPGLPLPVVITVYSDRSFTFVTKTPPASILLKKAAGLDKGSSTPHSVKVGTVTREQLEDIANAKMPDLTAADMDAAVRTIAGSARSMGLKVEGV; encoded by the coding sequence ATGGCAAAGAAAATTCAAGCTTATATCAAGCTGCAGGTCAAGGCCGGGCAGGCCAATCCCAGCCCGCCTGTGGGGCCGGCATTGGGGCAGCACGGTGTGAACATCATGGAGTTTTGCAAGGCGTTCAATGCCCAGACGCAAAGCACCGAGCCGGGTCTGCCCCTGCCGGTGGTGATTACCGTTTACAGTGACCGCAGCTTCACTTTTGTCACCAAAACCCCACCGGCCTCGATATTGCTGAAAAAGGCCGCGGGTCTGGACAAAGGCAGCAGCACGCCCCACAGCGTGAAAGTGGGCACGGTGACCCGTGAACAGCTGGAAGACATTGCCAATGCGAAGATGCCGGATTTGACTGCGGCGGATATGGACGCCGCCGTGCGCACCATCGCCGGCAGTGCCCGCAGCATGGGTCTGAAGGTGGAGGGTGTGTGA
- the nusG gene encoding transcription termination/antitermination protein NusG produces the protein MTMRWYVVHAYSGFENQVVRSLKERIKRFGMEKRFGEVLVPTEEVVEMRGGQKRKSDRKFFPGYVLVQMEMDDETWHLVKDVPKVMGFIGGTSNRPAPISDKEAERILDRVREGVEKPKPKILFEVGEVVRITEGPFSDFNGVVEEVDYEKSRLRVAVLIFGRSTPVELEFGQVEKG, from the coding sequence ATGACCATGCGTTGGTACGTGGTGCACGCCTATTCCGGGTTTGAAAACCAGGTGGTGCGGTCCTTGAAAGAACGGATCAAGCGCTTCGGTATGGAAAAACGCTTTGGCGAAGTGTTGGTGCCTACCGAAGAGGTGGTCGAAATGCGCGGTGGCCAGAAGCGCAAAAGCGACCGCAAGTTTTTCCCCGGCTATGTGCTGGTGCAGATGGAAATGGACGATGAAACCTGGCACCTGGTGAAAGACGTGCCCAAGGTGATGGGTTTTATCGGCGGGACCAGCAATCGTCCCGCCCCCATCTCCGACAAGGAAGCCGAGCGCATTTTAGACCGGGTTCGCGAAGGCGTGGAGAAGCCCAAGCCCAAGATATTGTTCGAGGTCGGGGAAGTGGTGCGGATTACGGAAGGCCCGTTTTCCGACTTTAACGGCGTGGTGGAGGAAGTGGACTACGAAAAGAGCCGCTTGCGCGTGGCGGTGCTGATATTCGGCCGCTCCACGCCTGTCGAGCTGGAATTCGGCCAAGTAGAAAAAGGCTGA
- a CDS encoding 50S ribosomal protein L7/L12, producing MAVAKEEILDAISNMTVLEIVDLISAMEEKFGVSAAAAMAVAAPAAGGGADAPAAEEKTEFDVVMSSFGSNKVAVIKAVRAITGLGLKEAKEMVEGAPSTVKEGASKEEAEEIKKQLEEAGASVELK from the coding sequence ATGGCTGTGGCTAAAGAAGAGATTTTGGACGCCATCTCCAATATGACCGTGTTGGAAATCGTCGATCTGATTTCCGCCATGGAAGAAAAATTTGGCGTATCCGCGGCGGCGGCGATGGCGGTGGCCGCTCCGGCGGCCGGTGGGGGGGCTGATGCACCCGCCGCCGAGGAAAAAACCGAGTTCGACGTGGTGATGAGCAGTTTCGGCAGCAACAAGGTGGCGGTTATCAAGGCCGTTCGCGCCATTACCGGCCTGGGTCTGAAAGAAGCCAAGGAAATGGTTGAAGGTGCGCCCTCCACGGTTAAAGAAGGTGCCTCCAAGGAGGAGGCCGAAGAAATCAAGAAGCAGCTCGAAGAAGCGGGTGCTTCTGTGGAACTCAAATAA
- a CDS encoding 50S ribosomal protein L10, which yields MLTRAQKEAIVAEVAEVAGTAQSAVAAEYRGLTVGEMTRLRAEARNAGVYLRVVKNTLARRALEGTGYACMSDALVGPLVLAFSAEEPAAAARLVRDFSKEHDKLVAKVVALDGKLLAPGDLVALAEMPTRDEAISRLMAVMKAPIEKLARTIKAPTDKFVRTVAAVRDQKKAA from the coding sequence TTGTTAACGAGAGCGCAAAAAGAGGCCATCGTCGCTGAAGTCGCTGAAGTGGCCGGAACGGCCCAATCGGCGGTCGCCGCGGAGTATCGCGGGCTGACTGTGGGCGAGATGACCCGGCTGCGCGCCGAGGCGCGCAATGCGGGTGTCTACCTGCGGGTGGTCAAGAATACCCTGGCCCGGCGGGCCCTGGAGGGCACCGGCTATGCCTGCATGAGCGATGCCCTGGTGGGGCCGCTGGTGTTGGCGTTTTCGGCCGAGGAGCCCGCGGCGGCGGCCCGGCTGGTGCGCGATTTTTCCAAGGAGCATGACAAGCTCGTTGCGAAAGTCGTGGCCCTGGACGGGAAGCTGTTGGCCCCTGGCGATTTGGTGGCCCTGGCGGAGATGCCCACGCGGGATGAGGCGATCAGCCGGCTGATGGCGGTGATGAAAGCCCCCATCGAGAAGCTGGCCCGCACCATCAAAGCGCCGACCGACAAGTTCGTGCGGACGGTGGCGGCGGTCCGCGACCAGAAAAAAGCGGCCTGA